In Arenicella xantha, the genomic window ACGTCGCCCACGGTTCTCGCGGACTTTTTGTATTTAGCGGCGTTGTGTAACCCTAATTCCGACATCGCATAGACAATGCGTCGTTGAACCGGTTTGAGTCCATCGCCGACGAAAGGCAGTGCTCGGTCGAGGATCACGTACATCGAATAATTGAGGTACGCTTGCTCGGCAAAATCCGCCAGCGGTTGTTGTTCCAAATGTGCGCTCATGAAGTCGTTTGTAATTCTCGTTGCTTGTTCAAATTGAGTAAAGAGTGATTGAGGCGGACAGCAAAACAAGACAGATTTCGGCCCAATTTTGCAAACGGAAAGACTACTCAAAGCGCCTCGAATCAGCAATGGTAAAATGCGGTTTACCTGCAAAAAACCCGACACAGGGAGCCGATTTCTCTACAATCAAGCTGCAGCCGAACTTTAGCTTCTAACTCATGACTTATCCCAACCACGCACTGTTTGACATTGAAACGCTCATTAATGAAGCGCAACCACGTTCAATCCTATTGCTGGGCGACGTCAGCTCAGACCTATTGAATTGTTACGTCGAGCAAAAAGCCCTATTACAACAAGCTTGCACACTGACCCACTTTAACAGCGCTCAAGTTGACCAAGTCATTAGCTTAGAGGAACGCTTCGATGTCGCGGTAGCGATTAATTTATTCGAACACATTCCTAAACAGACCGGGGTTCGCCTGCTGTCACGGCTGCGTGATGTGCTGACACCGCAGTACTGCATCTGTCTACCACTAGCCAATAGCACTGCAGATAACGACCAGTCGGCACCGACCTGGCAACTCACTGAGCTGTTTAGTTTTGCATTGAAAAAGGTCAACGAATACCAAACCGAGCATGGCCAATTAGGGTTATTCAAGTACAACATAGACGATTACAAATCGACACCTGACTGGCTAAATCCCAACAATTGGGCCAACCCAAATATGTGGGACAAATACCGTTGGTGACGTTTAATGATTGGTCGCTGTAACACGATTGTAAAATTTCGCTGCACGGATGAACTAAGCCGTGATACCATCGGAAAAACCTCTTGCCAGAAAGCAGTTTATCTCTGGCAAGATCACCGCTTTAAGCAAACGCAAAACAGACTGAGTACATAGCTAAATGAAAGCTACTGATATCAGCAATCCAGAATACTTTCATAAAGTAGTCGATTGCCAGTATGCGTGTCCTGCGCACACTCCCGTTCCTGAATATATTCGTTTAATTGGCCAGCGTCGTTATAGCGATGCCTACATGGTTAACTGGGAATCCAATGTATTTCCAGGCGTCCTCGGACGTACCTGTGACCGCCCTTGCG contains:
- a CDS encoding DUF6231 family protein; the encoded protein is MTYPNHALFDIETLINEAQPRSILLLGDVSSDLLNCYVEQKALLQQACTLTHFNSAQVDQVISLEERFDVAVAINLFEHIPKQTGVRLLSRLRDVLTPQYCICLPLANSTADNDQSAPTWQLTELFSFALKKVNEYQTEHGQLGLFKYNIDDYKSTPDWLNPNNWANPNMWDKYRW